A region from the Acomys russatus chromosome 24, mAcoRus1.1, whole genome shotgun sequence genome encodes:
- the LOC127207073 gene encoding ubiquitin-conjugating enzyme E2 L3-like: protein MKELEEIRKCGMKNFRNIQVDEANLLTWQGLIVPDNPPHDKGAFRIEINFPAEFPFEPPKIIFKTKIYHPDIDEKGQVGLPAVSAENWKPATKTDQLIQSLVALVNDPQPEHPLRADLAEEYSKDRKKKFCKNADEFTKKYGGKRPVN, encoded by the coding sequence ATGAAGGAGCTTGAAGAGATCCGCAAATGTGGAATGAAAAACTTCCGTAACATCCAGGTTGATGAAGCTAATTTATTGACTTGGCAAGGGCTTATTGTTCCTGACAACCCTCCACATGATAAGGGGGCCTTCAGAATCGAAATCAACTTTCCAGCAGAGTTTCCATTTGAACCACCCAAgatcatatttaaaacaaagatctACCACCCTGATATCGATGAGAAGGGGCAGGTCGGTCTGCCAGCAGTTAGTGCTGAAAACTGGAAGCCAGCCACCAAGACTGACCAACTGATCCAGTCCCTCGTAGCACTGGTGAACGACCCCCAGCCCGAGCACCCACTCCGGGCTGACCTAGCTGAAGAATACTCTAAGGAccgtaaaaaaaaattctgtaagaaTGCTGatgagtttacaaagaaatatGGAGGAAAGCGACCTGTGAACTAA